In Candidatus Latescibacter sp., the genomic window ACATTATCTGAGACAAAGAAATTAATCGTCTATAATTCCGTTAACGCGGGGTAGGAATGAATATAGAATTTACTGTGCCGTTCACGGAGGTCCGTAAACGCGATGGTCGGCGTGTTCCCTTCGACGCCGCCAAAATAAGAAATGCCATCGCGAAAGCCGGAAAAGCGACCGGCGAATTCGATCAGTTTGAAGCGGAACTCCTCACCGTACAGGTCATCAAGGTTCTCTGTCACAGCCACCGCGCAGGCATCCCCGGTATCGAGCAGATTCAGGATATTGTGGAGCATGTGCTCATCACCTCCAACCACCTCAAGACCGCCCGCGCCTACATTGTTTACCGCGAACAGCATTCCAAGCTCCGTGAAGACCGCCGTACGGTCATCGATGTATTCTCCTCGGTCAACGAATATCTGGACCGTCTCGACTGGCGAATCAACGCCAACGCCAACCAGGGGTATTCTCTCGGCGGGCTGATTCTGAATGTGTCGGGAAAGGTGATCGCCAATTACTGGCTGAACCACGTCTACAGCACAGAGATCGGAAACGCGCACCGTAACGCCGATATCCACATCCACGACCTGGATATGCTCTCCGGCTACTGCGCGGGATGGTCGCTCCGGAGCCTGCTCACCGAGGGGTTCAACGGCGTTCCCGGCAAGGTGGAGGCCTCGCCCCCGAAACACCTTTCCAGCGCGGTGGGCCAGATGGTGAATTTCCTCGGCACCCTCCAGAACGAATGGGCGGGCGCCCAGGCGTTCAGCTCGTTCGACACCTATCTCGCCCCGTTCGTGCGGATAGACAAACTCCGCTATGAAGATGTACTCCAGCATGTCCAGGAGTTCGTATACAACCTCAATGTCCCCTCACGGTGGGGGACACAGACGCCGTTCACCAATGTGACCCTGGACTGGGTCTGTCCGGAAGACCTCCGCTCTCAGAAGCCGGTGATCGGCGGCGACGAGATGGATTTCACCTACGGCGACCTGCAGGCGGAGATGGACATGATCAACCGTGCGTTTATCGCGGTCATGAGCCGCGGCGACGCAAAGGGGCGGGTGTTTACGTTCCCCATTCCGACCTACAACATCACAAAGGATTTCCCCTGGGAGCATCCGAACACCGAGCCACTTTTCGCGATGACCGCCCAATACGGCATCCCGTACTTCCAGAATTTCATGAACTCGGACCTCACCCCAAATATGGTGCGGTCGATGTGCTGCCGCCTGCAGCTTGATCTCCGTGAGCTCCTGAAAAGGGGCAACGGCCTGTTCGGGTCCGCCGAGATGACCGGCTCGATCGGGGTCGTGACCCTCAACTGCGCCCGTACAGGCTACCTCGCCCGCGGGGACAAAGCGGCGCTCTTTTCCCGTCTGGACATGCTCCTCTCACTGGCGAAAGAGTCTCTCACTGTGAAGCGCAAGGTTATCCAGCGTCTCATCGACAACGGGCTCTTCCCTTATACGAAACGCTACCTCATCAATCTCCGTAACCACTTCTCCACCATCGGGGTGAACGGCATCCACGAGTGCATCCGCAACTTTACCGGGGATGCTTAC contains:
- a CDS encoding ribonucleoside triphosphate reductase, with product MNIEFTVPFTEVRKRDGRRVPFDAAKIRNAIAKAGKATGEFDQFEAELLTVQVIKVLCHSHRAGIPGIEQIQDIVEHVLITSNHLKTARAYIVYREQHSKLREDRRTVIDVFSSVNEYLDRLDWRINANANQGYSLGGLILNVSGKVIANYWLNHVYSTEIGNAHRNADIHIHDLDMLSGYCAGWSLRSLLTEGFNGVPGKVEASPPKHLSSAVGQMVNFLGTLQNEWAGAQAFSSFDTYLAPFVRIDKLRYEDVLQHVQEFVYNLNVPSRWGTQTPFTNVTLDWVCPEDLRSQKPVIGGDEMDFTYGDLQAEMDMINRAFIAVMSRGDAKGRVFTFPIPTYNITKDFPWEHPNTEPLFAMTAQYGIPYFQNFMNSDLTPNMVRSMCCRLQLDLRELLKRGNGLFGSAEMTGSIGVVTLNCARTGYLARGDKAALFSRLDMLLSLAKESLTVKRKVIQRLIDNGLFPYTKRYLINLRNHFSTIGVNGIHECIRNFTGDAYGIADERGHAFACDILDFIRGRIIEFQEETGNLFNLEATPAEGTTYRFAKEDRKRFPDILQAGTPEAPYYTNSSQLPVGFTDDPFEGLSHQEILQCKYTGGTVFHLYMSERISSAEMCKKLVRRSLERFRVPYITITPVFSICPQHGYLQGQIKYCPKCDEVLIEKKSRDMALDDIL